The Candidatus Bathyarchaeota archaeon genomic sequence GATTATCAGAGTTTTGTGATTTTTAGGAATACAGACAGAGAGTTATATATGTTGATGGATGACAAAGGAGAAGTCATAGAGTGCAAGATCGAGGCTTCAATCAGAGAATGTTTCAATGATTCAGATTCTAATCTAATTTCTTTATTAACTGAAAATTATGTATATCTAGGTTCTGCAATCATCATAATTCTTACTATCTATATAGTTTTAGCTACACAATATAAAAAGAAGAAAAATTAATTAGCCCGGTATAATGAATGAATATAAGTTTTATCAATAGAACTTAAAGGTGATAGATTGTGAGTGACTCAAAGGAAGATATTAAATTCCATCATGTTGGAATTGTTGTCAATTCAGATGCAATTAAAAATCTTCTAAATTCTTTCTTCGGCGAACTTAAAGGACCAACTTGGTACAATGAGAATCAAGGTGTTGATGTAACATTCTTACCTTTAGGCGGTGCATTTCTTGAACTCATATACCCCCATGGAAATGAAACTATCGAGAAGTATTTGGAAAAGCGTGGAGAAGGAATACATCACTTTTGCTTTGAAGTAAAAGATCTCGATAAATGGGCAAAGAAATGTGAAAAGATGGGTTTCAAAGTTGTTAGCAGAGATCATAGATGCTTTTTCATACATCCAAAATCTTTCGGTGGTATTCTAATCGAGTTCGTAGGTTATTTAGGTCAAGACCAAATGAAAGAAATCTCAATTATCGAAGAATAAGTAATCTAAACGCAATCCTAATAGATGCCCGATTAATCAATCGTAAACATGGCCCAGATTCATAATATTCTTTATTGCTTCGTGTTTGTTTTTGAGTAAATAATCTCTCAGTCCTTTCTCGATCTTTTTGAATATAGATATATCCTCATAGATTATTGATGTACCGATCTGTACTGCGGTTGCTCCCGCTAAAATGAATTCTATTACATCAGTCCAATTCTGTATGCCCCCACATCCAATTAATGGAATTCGTACTTTTTCAGAGATCTCATAAACACATCTCAATGCTATTGGTTTTATTGCAGGACCGGAAAGTCCACCAATTTTCTGACGAAGAACTGGTCTTTTAATATCTACATCTATTGCCATGGCTCTTATGGTATTTATTGCGGTCAAAGCATCTGCTCCAGAATCTTCAGCTATTTCAGCAATAGAAACTATATCAGAAACATTAGGAGAAAGTTTTACTATAATTGGTTTCTTAATTTTTTTCTTCACTTTTTTTATAATTTCTGAAACGAGCTCTGGATTCTGACCGATTTCAATTCCCACTTCTTTAACATGTGAGCATGATATATTCAATTCTATAGCATCTGCACCTGCTTTTTCAGCAATCTTAGATGCTTCGCAATATTCTTCTACACTAAAACCATAAACACTAGCTATCAAAGGCAAACCGCTTTTCTTTGCGATTTTAATCTCTTTGATCATTTCTTTAATACCAGGATTCGGAAGCCCTAATGCATTTAAAAACCCTGCTGGAGTCTCAACTATAGTTGGTCCATCATATCCTTCTCTGGGAGATAGCCCAGCTGATTTTGTCACTAGAGCACCTGCACCGGATTCACCTATTCTATTAAGAGTGTCTCCAGATAAGCCTAGAATTCCTGAAGCCAAAATCAATGGGTTCTTTAATTTTAAATTAGAGATTTCAACTGATATATCCGGTTCCATGTTATTTGGACTCCTTTTTAATTAAAGTTTTTTTCATTGTTATTTATCAATTGCTGAATTTATTGAATTCTAATAATATCCAATCT encodes the following:
- a CDS encoding dihydroorotate dehydrogenase gives rise to the protein MEPDISVEISNLKLKNPLILASGILGLSGDTLNRIGESGAGALVTKSAGLSPREGYDGPTIVETPAGFLNALGLPNPGIKEMIKEIKIAKKSGLPLIASVYGFSVEEYCEASKIAEKAGADAIELNISCSHVKEVGIEIGQNPELVSEIIKKVKKKIKKPIIVKLSPNVSDIVSIAEIAEDSGADALTAINTIRAMAIDVDIKRPVLRQKIGGLSGPAIKPIALRCVYEISEKVRIPLIGCGGIQNWTDVIEFILAGATAVQIGTSIIYEDISIFKKIEKGLRDYLLKNKHEAIKNIMNLGHVYD
- a CDS encoding VOC family protein, which encodes MSDSKEDIKFHHVGIVVNSDAIKNLLNSFFGELKGPTWYNENQGVDVTFLPLGGAFLELIYPHGNETIEKYLEKRGEGIHHFCFEVKDLDKWAKKCEKMGFKVVSRDHRCFFIHPKSFGGILIEFVGYLGQDQMKEISIIEE